The Phycisphaeraceae bacterium genome has a window encoding:
- a CDS encoding BlaI/MecI/CopY family transcriptional regulator, with translation MPPREREREPEHDLGPAELEVLTILWDEGPSTVREVLTHLHRRGRTVAYTTVLTFLTRLAQKGYVVSDKSDLAHVYRAAVPRDTVRHSRLKALIDELYDGSACPLVLQLMQTGTFTPEEVAQLQSLIDRLDEQTKRRKKGRGG, from the coding sequence ATGCCACCACGCGAACGAGAACGCGAGCCGGAGCACGACCTCGGCCCCGCCGAACTGGAAGTCCTCACCATCCTCTGGGATGAAGGCCCGTCCACGGTGCGCGAGGTGCTCACGCATCTGCACCGGCGCGGGCGCACCGTGGCGTACACCACGGTCCTCACGTTTCTGACCCGGCTCGCGCAGAAGGGCTACGTCGTCAGCGACAAGTCCGACCTGGCGCACGTCTACCGCGCCGCCGTGCCGCGCGACACGGTGCGCCACTCCCGGCTGAAGGCCCTGATCGACGAGTTGTACGACGGATCGGCCTGTCCGCTGGTGCTGCAGCTCATGCAGACCGGCACCTTCACGCCCGAGGAAGTCGCCCAGCTCCAGTCGCTCATCGACCGTCTGGATGAACAGACGAAGCGACGGAAGAAGGGAAGGGGCGGCTGA
- a CDS encoding YceI family protein yields MKIRPLLVAGVLVGAAGMTALTTQPRVEATTAAVAESFSTDPVHSSVVFRVGHLGVAVFWGRFNEVSGTFSHDAASPGASSFSFTVKTASVDTGNQQRDRHLQSADFFNAREYPEITFKSTRVTPAATNKLEVTGDLTLHGVTKPITAQIEILGAGETAQGYKSGFEATFTIKRSDFGMTKYLENNAVGDEVRIIVAIEGKRG; encoded by the coding sequence ATGAAGATTCGTCCCCTTCTCGTCGCCGGAGTGCTCGTCGGGGCGGCTGGCATGACCGCGTTGACCACTCAGCCCCGCGTCGAAGCAACGACCGCGGCGGTCGCCGAGTCGTTCTCCACCGACCCGGTGCATTCCAGCGTGGTCTTCCGCGTCGGACACCTGGGTGTGGCGGTCTTCTGGGGCCGGTTCAACGAGGTGTCGGGCACGTTTTCGCATGACGCCGCCAGCCCCGGCGCGTCGTCGTTCAGCTTCACCGTCAAGACCGCCAGCGTGGACACCGGCAACCAGCAGCGCGACCGACACCTGCAGAGCGCGGACTTCTTCAACGCCCGCGAGTATCCGGAGATCACCTTCAAGAGCACCAGGGTCACGCCTGCGGCGACCAACAAGCTGGAGGTCACCGGCGACCTGACGCTCCACGGCGTCACGAAACCCATCACCGCCCAGATCGAGATTCTCGGCGCGGGTGAGACGGCCCAGGGCTACAAGAGCGGCTTCGAAGCGACCTTCACCATCAAGCGCAGCGACTTCGGCATGACCAAGTACCTCGAGAACAACGCCGTCGGAGACGAAGTGCGGATCATCGTCGCCATCGAGGGCAAGCGCGGGTGA